In a single window of the Elaeis guineensis isolate ETL-2024a chromosome 4, EG11, whole genome shotgun sequence genome:
- the LOC140857089 gene encoding uncharacterized protein: MWRGARFAWRSSPVRRLSSNVRRLPEDEGDWSYYSEWWGTASDGRTVFQSTSDHGNGVVSVVAYPCSRPAPAQWPTTERWLGQRYAKIHPEFEHDEEFRILGYEWRVLRFNGNTRQSTAKTMVAYRKSDPSSLYLMQQPHCLAVPYLKSMVSAGLMTLTSSSYDLLEAKRTMNILCIGHGGGSLPLFLASKIKGAVVHIVDIDPVVISASIQTMGFPASSVKTSDQILVSQPAHADSLLWDGIHDRLLLYRSDAEDFVVDNPYIYDLVFIDAYDGDDIFPHKFWDPQGPFLKSLESRLHPVHGTVVVNLHSDSEAFTTETNDYSLFQCILPMGRYVSQVCRAYKEHLGLAFCVSVPWLCNTTLVACRGRGLCGGEGLFVNRDTVLNTLISKSHLVETVLDLPFPCLQYVKRGFMLVD, translated from the exons ATGTGGCGTGGAGCGAGATTCGCGTGGAGGAGCTCCCCTGTCCGCCGGCTGTCTTCCAACGTCCGCCGGCTCCCAGAGGACGAGGGCGACTGGTCCTACTACTCTGAGTGGTGGGGGACGGCCTCCGATGGCCGGACCGTGTTCCAATCGACGTCTGACCACGGAAATGGCGTCGTCTCCGTCGTCGCCTACCCTTGTTCAAGACCG GCTCCAGCGCAATGGCCAACAACGGAGAGATGGCTTGGTCAAAGGTATGCAAAGATTCATCCAGAATTTGAGCATGATGAAGAGTTTAGGATACTTGGTTATGAATGGCGTGTGCTTCGCTTTAATGGCAACACTCGCCAAAGCACTGCTAAAACTATGGTCGCTTACAGAAAATCAGACCCTTCATCATTATATTTAATGCAGCAGCCTCATTGTCTGGCTGTTCCAT ATTTAAAAAGTATGGTATCAGCCGGCTTGATGacattgacttcttcctcttatgACCTCCTGGAGGCAAAGAGAACCATGAATATTCTGTGTATCGGTCATGGTGGTGGTAGTCTACCTTTATTCTTGGCCAGTAAAATTAAAG GTGCTGTGGTCCACATTGTGGACATTGATCCAGTTGTCATCTCAGCCTCAATTCAGACAATGGGTTTCCCTGCTTCTTCTGTCAAAACATCAGATCAGATTTTGGTCTCACAGCCTGCCCATGCTGACAGTTTACTGTGGGATGGCATCCATGACCGGCTACTGCTCTACCGATCGGATGCTGAGGATTTTGTAGTCGACAACCCTTACATATATGATTTAGTCTTTATCGATGCATATGATGGCGATGATATTTTCCCTCATAAGTTTTGGGATCCACAGGGCCCTTTTCTTAAATCTCTTGAAAGTAGGCTTCATCCTGTCCATGGGACTGTTGTGGTCAATCTGCACTCAGATTCAGAAGCCTTCACTACTGAGACGAATGATTACTCTCTTTTCCAATGCATTCTGCCCATGGGCAGATATGTCTCACAAGTTTGCAGGGCTTACAAGGAGCATCTGGGTCTGGCGTTTTGCGTCTCCGTTCCGTGGCTTTGCAACACCACTCTTGTTGCATGCAGGGGTAGAGGGTTGTGCGGTGGTGAGGGATTATTTGTTAATAGGGATACGGTTCTAAATACCCTCATTTCTAAATCTCATTTGGTGGAAACTGTGCTTGACTTGCCATTTCCTTGCCTGCAATATGTCAAAAGAGGGTTTATGTTGGTTGATTGA
- the LOC140857090 gene encoding pentatricopeptide repeat-containing protein At4g33170-like, with protein MLAATAPAVVDPARVHAHLIKSSSDDRALYNQLITLYSRSSATIPDALRLFRRLPFAPTPISWTAAVSALSSDPVAALRLFLSMLRGPSRPTQATLSSLLKSLSLSSPPLLSAALQLHSLSLKLALSRLPFSGTALVAFYSKARRPSDALKAFDDLPHKDEVCYAAAIVGMAQNHRPTCAFSLFAAMRVAGVASTVYSVSGALRAAAHLAALDQARVVHAHAIIAGLEPDLVVSTALVDAYGKSGLVSDARMVFDALLPDANLVTWNAMLSAYAQQGDSESTVKLFDEMLERKIAPDDFSFLAVLTAWSNAGLVGEAERWIDLMGSSFGMAPSLEHYNCLVGAMARVGRLEDAERLVLTMPFEPDAAVWRTLLSGCVVHGAADLATTVGRRLLELDPQDDSAYVMLANIYLAAGRKDDMAKVWREMRDQGVKKEGGRSWIEVRGEVHAFIAGDRMHKNATDIYAKVVELMEEAKKLGYEEADEGLWHHSERLAVAFGVLSGAAPEGKALRVVKNLRICGDCHEFFKYVTRVIQREIVVRDVNRYHRLQHGCCTCKDYW; from the coding sequence ATGCTGGCGGCGACGGCCCCCGCGGTGGTGGACCCCGCCCGCGTCCACGCCCACCTCATCAAGTCGTCCTCCGACGACCGCGCCCTCTACAACCAGCTCATCACCCTCTACTCCCGCTCCTCGGCCACCATACCCGACGCCCTCCGCCTCTTTCGCCGTCTCCCCTTCGCCCCCACCCCCATCTCATGGACCGCCGCCGTCTCCGCCCTCTCCTCTGACCCCGTTGCCGCCCTCCGTCTCTTCCTCTCCATGCTCCGCGGCCCCTCCCGCCCCACCCAGGCCACCCTCTCCTCTCTCCTGAAGTCCCTCTCCCTCTCATCTCCCCCGCTCCTCTCCGCCGCCCTCCAGCTCCACTCCCTCTCGCTTAAGCTCGCCCTTTCCCGCCTACCCTTCTCCGGTACCGCCCTCGTCGCTTTCTACTCCAAGGCCCGCCGCCCCTCTGACGCCCTCAAGGCGTTCGACGACCTCCCTCACAAGGACGAGGTTTGCTACGCCGCCGCCATAGTTGGCATGGCCCAGAACCACCGACCCACCTGCGCCTTCTCACTCTTCGCCGCCATGAGGGTCGCCGGCGTCGCCTCCACCGTCTATAGCGTCTCCGGCGCCCTACGGGCTGCGGCCCACCTCGCCGCCCTCGACCAAGCCCGGGTGGTCCATGCCCACGCTATCATCGCCGGGCTCGAGCCCGATCTCGTGGTCTCGACCGCCCTTGTCGATGCCTACGGGAAATCCGGCCTCGTCTCTGACGCACGGATGGTGTTCGACGCTTTGCTACCGGACGCCAACCTCGTCACCTGGAATGCAATGCTTTCGGCCTATGCGCAGCAAGGGGACTCGGAGTCGACAGTCAAGCTGTTTGACGAAATGCTCGAAAGGAAGATCGCACCTGATGATTTTTCCTTTCTTGCCGTCCTCACGGCATGGAGCAATGCTGGTTTAGTTGGTGAGGCAGAGCGATGGATTGATTTGATGGGCTCGAGTTTTGGAATGGCGCCGAGCCTGGAGCACTACAATTGCCTGGTTGGTGCGATGGCCAGAGTGGGGCGTTTAGAGGATGCCGAACGCCTCGTGCTCACGATGCCATTCGAGCCGGATGCTGCTGTGTGGCGGACTCTGCTATCGGGTTGTGTGGTTCATGGTGCAGCTGACTTGGCAACAACCGTGGGACGGCGTCTTTTAGAACTGGACCCTCAGGATGACTCTGCCTATGTCATGCTCGCCAACATATATCTGGCGGCAGGGAGAAAGGACGACATGGCCAAGGTGTGGAGAGAGATGAGGGACCAGGGAGTAAAGAAGGAGGGTGGACGAAGTTGGATTGAGGTGAGAGGGGAGGTGCATGCATTCATTGCAGGGGATAGGATGCATAAAAATGCGACAGATATCTACGCCAAGGTGGTGGAACTGATGGAAGAAGCAAAGAAGCTGGGATATGAAGAGGCGGATGAGGGACTTTGGCACCATAGCGAGAGGTTGGCGGTGGCGTTTGGGGTGCTGAGCGGAGCAGCGCCAGAAGGGAAGGCATTGAGGGTGGTGAAAAATTTGAGGATTTGCGGGGATTGTCATGAATTCTTTAAATACGTTACTAGGGTGATTCAGAGGGAGATTGTGGTGAGGGACGTGAATAGGTACCATAGGCTTCAACATGGTTGCTGTACATGCAAGGACTATTGGTGA